One genomic region from Candidatus Poribacteria bacterium encodes:
- a CDS encoding TIM barrel protein, with protein MAGVNQSICFGCFRRGDATPEQVIKEAAKIGFKSVEMLGKEHWGAVRDAGMVVAIIGGHGTLTDGLNKRANHDRIEDELSRNIEVAASNAIPSLIAFSGNRNGPPDDEGVAICAEGLNRVKGLAEAKGVNICVELLNSKVDHPDYQCDHTTWGVELCKAVDSPRVKLLYDIYHMQIMEGDLIRTIRDSIAHIGHFHTAGNPGRRDMDETQEIYYPPVMQAIAASGYTGYVGHEFGPKGEPLAAMRAAYDLCNVTA; from the coding sequence ATGGCAGGTGTCAACCAATCGATCTGCTTCGGATGCTTCCGGCGCGGCGATGCGACGCCCGAGCAGGTGATCAAAGAAGCGGCGAAGATCGGCTTCAAGTCGGTCGAAATGCTCGGCAAGGAGCACTGGGGCGCGGTTCGCGACGCCGGCATGGTCGTCGCCATCATCGGCGGACACGGAACCCTCACCGACGGGCTGAACAAGCGCGCGAACCACGACCGCATCGAGGACGAGCTCTCGCGCAACATCGAGGTGGCGGCGTCGAACGCGATTCCGTCGCTCATCGCGTTCAGCGGGAACCGCAACGGGCCCCCAGACGACGAGGGCGTGGCGATCTGCGCCGAAGGGCTCAACCGGGTCAAAGGGCTCGCGGAAGCTAAGGGCGTGAACATCTGCGTCGAGCTGCTCAACAGCAAGGTCGATCACCCGGACTACCAGTGCGACCACACAACGTGGGGCGTCGAGCTCTGCAAGGCAGTCGACTCGCCGCGCGTCAAGCTTCTCTACGACATCTACCACATGCAGATCATGGAAGGCGATCTCATCCGAACGATCCGAGACAGCATCGCCCACATCGGGCACTTCCACACGGCTGGGAACCCGGGTCGCCGAGACATGGACGAGACGCAGGAGATCTACTACCCGCCCGTCATGCAGGCGATTGCCGCATCCGGCTACACGGGGTATGTAGGTCACGAGTTCGGTCCCAAAGGCGAGCCGCTCGCCGCGATGCGCGCCGCCTACGATCTCTGCAACGTCACGGCTTAG
- the rplM gene encoding 50S ribosomal protein L13, whose protein sequence is MLNDQFAEKDGGYRRRRSHVATASSEWVVVDAAGKTLGRLASQVAAILRGKHKPTFTPNVNMGDNVIVINAERIRITGRKREQKLYRRHTSYMGGLRSVMLDEMLERDPADVVRRAIVGMLPHTSLGDDMRTRIRVYAGSQHPHEAQTPRTVEVGE, encoded by the coding sequence ATGCTGAACGACCAGTTTGCGGAGAAAGATGGCGGCTACCGCCGGCGACGGTCGCACGTGGCGACGGCGTCGTCCGAGTGGGTCGTCGTCGATGCGGCGGGCAAGACGTTGGGCCGTCTGGCGTCGCAGGTCGCGGCGATCCTACGCGGCAAGCACAAGCCGACCTTCACGCCCAATGTCAACATGGGCGACAACGTGATCGTGATCAACGCGGAGCGTATCCGAATCACCGGGCGGAAACGCGAGCAGAAGCTGTACCGCCGTCATACGTCCTACATGGGCGGGCTGCGCAGCGTGATGCTCGATGAGATGCTGGAACGAGACCCGGCAGATGTCGTGCGCCGGGCGATCGTCGGCATGCTGCCCCACACGAGCCTCGGAGACGACATGCGCACCCGCATCCGCGTCTACGCGGGCTCGCAGCATCCGCACGAGGCGCAGACGCCGCGCACGGTCGAGGTCGGCGAGTAG
- a CDS encoding glycoside hydrolase family 5 protein: MERWSADRAAAWYRDRDWICGFNYVPSVAVNSTEMWQQEAFDPETIDRELGWTASFGMNACRVFIQYVVWDDDPAGMSKRLGEFLSIAGRHGIATMPVLFDDCAFAGKQPYLGRQDEPVPGVHNSGWTPSPGHDRIADRSAWDRLEAYVAELVGAFADDERILLWDLYNEPGNERMGDTSLPLVQASFQWARSASPSQPLSVGVWTDALPNLNRASLELSDVVTFHNYGDLNAVEAHIGVLREHGRPIINTEWLRRTGGSHVATHLPVFRREKVGCFCWGLVNGRIQTHFPWGSPQGAPEPDVWFHDLLRANGEPYDPAEIETFRAVASPCGRRAGSARQPVDDEAQEEERDDR, translated from the coding sequence ATGGAGAGATGGTCGGCGGATCGGGCGGCGGCGTGGTACCGCGACCGGGACTGGATCTGTGGGTTCAACTACGTCCCGAGCGTCGCCGTGAACTCGACGGAGATGTGGCAGCAGGAGGCTTTCGACCCGGAGACGATCGACCGCGAGCTCGGTTGGACAGCATCTTTCGGGATGAACGCCTGCCGCGTGTTCATCCAGTACGTCGTCTGGGACGACGACCCAGCGGGCATGTCCAAACGCCTTGGAGAGTTCTTGTCGATCGCCGGCCGTCACGGCATCGCGACGATGCCCGTGCTCTTCGATGACTGCGCGTTCGCCGGAAAGCAGCCCTATCTCGGTCGGCAGGACGAGCCGGTGCCCGGCGTCCACAACAGCGGCTGGACGCCCAGCCCGGGTCACGACCGCATCGCGGATCGGTCGGCGTGGGACCGGCTCGAAGCCTATGTGGCGGAGCTCGTCGGAGCCTTCGCCGACGACGAGCGCATCCTGCTGTGGGACCTCTACAACGAGCCTGGCAACGAACGCATGGGCGACACGAGCCTGCCCTTGGTCCAAGCGTCGTTCCAGTGGGCGAGAAGCGCATCGCCGTCGCAACCACTGTCCGTCGGCGTCTGGACGGACGCCCTGCCCAACCTGAACCGGGCGTCGCTGGAGCTCTCAGACGTCGTCACGTTCCACAACTACGGCGACCTGAACGCGGTCGAAGCGCACATCGGAGTGCTCAGAGAGCACGGCCGGCCGATCATCAACACCGAGTGGCTTCGCCGCACGGGAGGGAGCCACGTCGCGACGCATCTGCCGGTGTTCCGTCGGGAGAAGGTGGGCTGCTTCTGCTGGGGACTGGTGAACGGGCGCATCCAAACGCACTTCCCGTGGGGTTCCCCCCAAGGAGCGCCGGAACCGGACGTCTGGTTCCACGACCTGTTGCGGGCGAACGGCGAGCCCTACGATCCGGCGGAGATCGAGACGTTCCGCGCGGTCGCGTCCCCGTGCGGACGGCGCGCGGGTTCAGCCCGGCAGCCAGTTGATGATGAAGCTCAGGAAGAAGAGCGCGATGATCGGTGA
- a CDS encoding adenylosuccinate synthase, giving the protein MRNTFVVGSQWGDESKGKFVDILDEHADVVARGQGGPNAGHTVVVDGETFKFHLLPSGVVRPNLLNVVGNGVVIACEKLLEEIDTHVARGYAIGDNLIISDRAHLILPYHLWADALNEENQKSRLGTTRRGVGPAYADKARRVTGVRMCDLMDFDAFQKKVLQSLSYHAASMAAAGETFDADAFFERYRGYADRLRPHVTDTSRVLHEARQTGKVIVFEGAQGTLLDVDFGSYPFVTSSNTTVGGVCAGLGVPAQAIDDVLAVVKAYTTRVGEGPFPTEMDAEAGEAVRRAGNEYGTTTGRPRRCGWLDIVGLRFASRLNGFTQLAIAKLDVLDGVETLRIGVGYECRGRRVDDFPASLAELQECRPIYEEHAGWLSDTTKCRKPEDLPANARSYIARIEELLEAPVTMASVGPARHETIFMK; this is encoded by the coding sequence ATGCGGAACACCTTTGTCGTCGGCAGTCAGTGGGGCGACGAGAGCAAGGGCAAGTTCGTCGATATCCTCGACGAACACGCCGATGTCGTCGCTCGGGGTCAGGGCGGTCCCAACGCGGGACACACGGTCGTCGTGGATGGTGAGACGTTCAAGTTCCACCTTCTGCCGTCCGGCGTTGTGCGCCCCAACCTGCTGAACGTCGTCGGCAACGGCGTCGTGATCGCGTGCGAGAAGCTCCTGGAGGAGATCGACACGCACGTCGCGCGGGGCTATGCGATCGGCGACAACCTCATCATCAGCGACCGCGCCCATCTCATTCTGCCGTACCACCTCTGGGCGGACGCGCTGAACGAAGAGAACCAGAAGTCGCGCCTCGGAACGACCCGTCGCGGCGTCGGGCCTGCCTACGCAGACAAGGCGCGACGCGTGACTGGCGTCCGCATGTGCGACCTGATGGACTTCGACGCCTTCCAGAAGAAAGTCTTGCAGAGCCTGTCGTATCATGCCGCGAGCATGGCTGCCGCTGGCGAGACGTTCGACGCGGACGCGTTCTTCGAGCGGTACCGCGGCTACGCCGACCGCCTGCGGCCTCACGTGACGGACACGTCGCGCGTTCTGCACGAGGCGCGTCAGACCGGCAAGGTGATCGTGTTCGAAGGAGCCCAGGGCACGCTGCTGGACGTCGACTTCGGCAGCTATCCGTTCGTCACGTCCTCGAACACGACGGTCGGCGGCGTCTGCGCAGGGCTGGGCGTGCCGGCGCAAGCCATCGACGACGTGCTCGCCGTCGTCAAGGCGTACACGACGCGCGTTGGCGAGGGCCCGTTCCCGACGGAGATGGACGCTGAGGCCGGCGAAGCGGTTCGCCGGGCAGGCAACGAGTACGGCACGACGACCGGTCGTCCGCGCCGATGCGGATGGCTCGATATCGTCGGGTTGCGGTTCGCGTCGCGTCTCAACGGATTCACGCAGCTCGCCATCGCCAAGCTAGATGTGTTGGACGGCGTCGAGACGCTTCGGATCGGCGTCGGTTACGAGTGCCGTGGCAGGCGCGTCGATGACTTCCCGGCGTCTCTTGCCGAGCTGCAGGAGTGCCGCCCGATCTACGAGGAACACGCAGGCTGGCTGTCGGACACGACGAAGTGCCGCAAGCCCGAAGACCTGCCGGCGAACGCTCGGAGCTACATCGCGCGGATCGAGGAGTTGCTCGAAGCTCCCGTGACGATGGCGTCAGTCGGGCCCGCCCGCCACGAGACTATCTTCATGAAATGA
- a CDS encoding tRNA-guanine transglycosylase, whose amino-acid sequence MRCSTLPTVASKRGVVFETPLFLPVYQHGNEFISTNELAGGFGVRGLITNAFFLYRDRALRARALELGVHALIGFDGLVVTDSGAFQGFTRPLLLDNRVIVRFQDGISADVVAPLDLVTSPGEPRSVASKKLDATLRRIEQAMEIAPDATVAGVQQGGRFLDLRERSVTALAAMGCRYVALGSLVPFFTKGHDLSFARAVIQQARGILGETVPVHLFGAGDPVELPFYSLWGCDVFDSSSYIHYARDGWYMTRVGAFPSGGLPAEIACKCPHCDAMGSEAVHQDVRALAQHNLWTILSVLRRTAELHRSGELPSYVEDLAEEHGRWFPESRLPATWR is encoded by the coding sequence ATCAGGTGTTCCACGTTGCCCACCGTCGCATCGAAGCGCGGGGTCGTATTCGAGACTCCGCTGTTTCTGCCCGTCTACCAGCACGGCAACGAGTTCATCTCTACAAACGAACTCGCAGGTGGGTTCGGCGTACGCGGACTCATCACGAATGCCTTCTTCCTCTACCGAGACCGGGCGCTCCGGGCGCGGGCGCTCGAACTGGGCGTCCACGCCCTGATCGGATTCGACGGGCTCGTCGTGACCGATTCCGGCGCATTCCAGGGGTTCACACGCCCTCTCCTGCTCGACAACCGCGTCATCGTTCGGTTCCAGGACGGCATCAGCGCCGATGTGGTCGCCCCGCTCGACTTGGTGACCTCCCCTGGGGAACCCCGGTCGGTCGCCAGCAAGAAACTGGACGCGACCCTGCGGCGGATCGAGCAAGCCATGGAAATCGCGCCGGACGCGACGGTCGCCGGCGTGCAGCAGGGAGGGCGGTTCCTCGACCTGCGCGAACGCTCGGTAACGGCGTTGGCTGCCATGGGATGCCGGTACGTCGCCCTCGGCAGCCTCGTCCCGTTCTTCACGAAGGGCCACGACCTGTCGTTCGCGCGCGCCGTGATCCAGCAGGCGCGTGGCATCCTGGGCGAGACGGTTCCCGTCCATCTGTTCGGCGCGGGAGACCCGGTCGAGCTGCCGTTCTACTCGCTGTGGGGCTGCGATGTGTTCGATTCGTCGTCCTACATCCACTACGCCCGCGACGGGTGGTACATGACGCGCGTGGGAGCTTTCCCCTCGGGCGGACTCCCAGCCGAGATCGCCTGCAAGTGCCCTCACTGCGATGCGATGGGCTCGGAGGCGGTCCACCAAGACGTCCGCGCCCTGGCGCAGCACAACCTGTGGACGATTCTCTCCGTACTGCGGCGCACCGCCGAGCTCCACCGGAGCGGCGAGCTTCCCAGCTACGTCGAAGACCTTGCTGAGGAACACGGACGATGGTTCCCAGAAAGCCGCCTGCCGGCGACATGGCGGTAG
- the lon gene encoding endopeptidase La, whose translation MRRRRRQSTGSTGAIRSLPVLGLRERVILPLGIPSKPPLWAARKQSINAVRRAIEGDGEVLLLTQRSADEDPSVNDFFEVGSVATVLESLETKNGEIKIIVESYARAIVLGLEFEEDLLVARVRVIKEPVVEGEDVEALMRSLLSTLEKYYARTKRHIPTEDQALLVNETRPGQLADLVAHYGGQKDPKNLNFTHEQLQQVLDVIEPRARLELVQGMIKDLLDVIDIEEKLEDQVKTQVQRTQREYYLSEKLKAIQKELGRGGDGSDTEELRERVKSAGMSEEAQEKALKEVDRLDQMPPMSAEAGVIRSYVDWLLALPWAESTETQIDVDAAAKMLDEDHYGLDKVKERILEYLAVLKLVDKIRGPILCFVGPPGVGKTSLGRSIARVTGRNFVRMSLGGVRDEAEIRGHRRTYIGSMPGRIMQGIRDARSRNPLFLLDEVDKMSMDFRGDPSAALLEVLDPEQNASFRDHYLDVAFDLSNVMFLTTANVLPAIPPPLRDRMEVIEIPGYTEYEKRNIARQFLIPKQIESHGLTSEQIGFTDGAVTDMITLYTREAGVRNLEREITNVCRKVARRIVATTENNAKRPSKGNGRAVRISSRGLRQLLGAPKFLPSKAEEQDSVGVATGLVYTQVGGDVISIETSLMPSDGKLKLTLTGQLGDVMQESAQTAFSYIRTRAAALGLSDFEFTNWEMHIHVPEGATPKEGPSAGITLCTAMISALTGKPVRKDVAMTGEITLRGRVLPIGGLKEKLLAAHRTGIRTIVIPGENAKDLDELPPSVRRAMSIHPVEHMDAVLEIAFRDGFHPISPDTTPAEHDTEIPVSPPVVHDSVPSSAR comes from the coding sequence ATGAGACGCAGACGCCGACAGAGCACGGGCTCTACGGGAGCCATCCGGAGCCTTCCCGTGTTGGGTTTGCGCGAGCGCGTGATCCTGCCTCTCGGAATACCGTCCAAACCGCCCCTTTGGGCGGCGCGAAAGCAGAGCATCAACGCTGTCCGCAGGGCGATCGAGGGCGACGGCGAGGTTCTGCTGCTCACTCAGCGAAGTGCCGACGAGGACCCGTCCGTTAACGACTTTTTCGAAGTCGGATCCGTTGCCACCGTGCTTGAGTCCCTTGAGACCAAGAACGGCGAAATCAAGATCATTGTCGAAAGCTATGCGCGCGCCATCGTCCTCGGGCTGGAGTTCGAGGAAGACCTGCTGGTCGCCCGCGTCCGTGTGATAAAGGAACCTGTGGTCGAGGGCGAGGATGTCGAAGCTCTCATGCGATCGCTGCTGTCCACGCTCGAGAAGTACTACGCCCGCACCAAACGACATATCCCGACCGAGGACCAAGCCCTTCTGGTCAACGAAACGCGCCCGGGTCAGTTAGCGGACCTCGTCGCGCACTACGGCGGACAGAAGGACCCCAAGAACCTCAACTTCACGCACGAGCAGTTGCAGCAGGTCCTCGACGTCATCGAGCCGCGCGCGCGCCTCGAGCTGGTTCAGGGCATGATCAAGGACCTTCTCGATGTGATCGATATCGAGGAGAAGCTGGAAGACCAAGTCAAGACGCAGGTCCAGCGCACCCAGCGCGAGTACTACCTGAGCGAGAAGCTCAAGGCGATCCAGAAGGAACTCGGACGAGGCGGTGACGGGAGCGATACCGAAGAGCTCCGCGAGCGCGTCAAGTCAGCCGGCATGTCGGAGGAAGCCCAAGAGAAGGCGTTGAAGGAGGTGGATCGACTCGACCAGATGCCTCCGATGTCCGCCGAAGCCGGCGTCATTCGCAGCTACGTGGACTGGCTCCTCGCGTTGCCGTGGGCGGAATCGACCGAGACGCAGATCGACGTCGACGCCGCAGCGAAGATGCTGGATGAAGACCACTACGGGCTCGACAAGGTCAAGGAACGCATTCTCGAGTATCTTGCGGTTCTGAAGCTGGTGGACAAGATCCGAGGACCGATCCTGTGCTTCGTCGGACCCCCCGGTGTCGGCAAGACGTCCCTGGGGCGCTCCATCGCTCGAGTCACAGGACGGAACTTCGTCCGCATGTCGCTCGGCGGCGTCCGCGATGAGGCGGAAATCCGCGGTCATCGGCGCACGTACATCGGTTCCATGCCGGGACGCATCATGCAGGGGATCCGGGACGCCCGCTCGCGCAACCCGCTCTTCCTGCTCGATGAAGTCGACAAGATGAGCATGGATTTCCGGGGCGACCCCTCTGCCGCCCTGCTCGAAGTCCTCGACCCGGAACAGAACGCGTCGTTCCGCGACCATTACCTCGATGTCGCGTTCGACCTCTCCAACGTGATGTTCCTAACGACCGCGAACGTCCTGCCTGCGATCCCGCCGCCGCTCCGCGACCGCATGGAGGTCATCGAGATCCCCGGCTACACGGAGTACGAGAAGCGGAATATCGCCAGGCAGTTCCTGATCCCCAAGCAGATCGAGAGCCACGGGTTGACCTCCGAGCAGATCGGGTTCACCGACGGCGCGGTGACCGACATGATCACGCTCTACACGCGCGAGGCTGGCGTCCGCAACCTGGAGCGCGAGATCACCAACGTCTGTCGCAAGGTAGCGCGTCGCATCGTCGCGACGACGGAGAACAACGCCAAGCGACCGTCCAAAGGGAACGGGCGAGCCGTCCGCATCTCCAGTCGTGGGCTGCGTCAGCTCCTCGGTGCTCCCAAGTTTCTGCCGTCGAAGGCTGAGGAGCAGGACAGCGTCGGCGTGGCGACCGGCTTGGTCTACACGCAGGTCGGCGGAGACGTCATCTCGATCGAGACATCGCTCATGCCGAGCGACGGCAAGCTCAAACTGACGCTCACCGGTCAACTCGGCGACGTGATGCAGGAGTCCGCCCAGACGGCGTTCAGCTACATCCGCACGCGCGCCGCAGCCCTCGGACTGAGCGACTTCGAGTTCACCAACTGGGAAATGCACATCCACGTCCCGGAGGGGGCGACGCCCAAGGAGGGCCCGTCCGCCGGGATCACCCTCTGCACGGCGATGATCTCCGCGCTGACGGGCAAGCCGGTCCGCAAGGATGTCGCCATGACCGGCGAGATCACGCTGCGGGGTCGGGTTCTGCCCATCGGCGGACTCAAGGAGAAGCTCCTCGCGGCGCATCGCACCGGGATCCGGACGATTGTCATCCCCGGCGAGAACGCCAAGGACCTGGACGAGCTCCCACCGTCGGTCCGTCGCGCGATGTCCATCCATCCCGTCGAGCACATGGATGCGGTCCTGGAGATCGCGTTCCGCGACGGCTTCCATCCGATCAGTCCGGACACGACTCCGGCAGAACACGACACGGAGATTCCGGTTTCCCCGCCCGTGGTTCACGATTCGGTCCCATCCAGCGCGCGTTGA
- a CDS encoding YggT family protein, which yields MTVSSLAGMLGSMDIEAVLPIFRLVRLAVQAYQGLIIASVLLSWFTLGGSGHPSIYRAQEFLHRVTDPFMAPIRQVLMPLTMRIGLDVSPIIALFFLSFIINWLPG from the coding sequence TTGACAGTCTCCAGCCTCGCCGGTATGCTGGGATCGATGGATATAGAAGCGGTTCTCCCGATCTTCCGACTGGTCCGGCTCGCGGTTCAGGCATATCAGGGCCTCATCATCGCCAGCGTGCTCCTCTCGTGGTTTACGCTAGGCGGCAGCGGTCATCCGAGCATCTACCGCGCACAGGAGTTCCTCCACCGGGTCACCGACCCCTTCATGGCTCCCATCCGGCAAGTGCTGATGCCGCTGACGATGCGCATCGGGCTGGACGTCTCACCGATCATCGCGCTCTTCTTCCTGAGCTTCATCATCAACTGGCTGCCGGGCTGA
- the rpsI gene encoding 30S ribosomal protein S9 has product MADYTWGTGRRKTATARVRIRPGAGAFVVNGREIDNYFARPVHRMLAQEPLRTIAGAAQFDVFVNVKGGGDSGQAGAIQHGLARALESYNHDWRPALKSNGFLTRDARMVERKKPGRPGARKRFQFSKR; this is encoded by the coding sequence ATGGCGGATTACACTTGGGGAACCGGGCGACGGAAGACGGCAACCGCGCGCGTGCGCATCCGGCCTGGCGCTGGTGCCTTCGTCGTCAACGGGCGCGAGATCGACAACTACTTCGCGCGGCCAGTACACCGAATGCTGGCGCAGGAGCCGCTCCGCACGATCGCGGGCGCGGCGCAGTTCGACGTCTTCGTGAATGTGAAGGGCGGCGGAGACTCGGGTCAGGCTGGAGCGATCCAGCACGGTCTGGCTCGCGCGCTGGAGTCCTACAACCACGACTGGCGTCCGGCGCTTAAGTCGAACGGCTTCCTGACGCGAGACGCGCGCATGGTCGAGCGTAAGAAGCCCGGACGTCCCGGCGCCCGCAAGCGGTTCCAGTTCTCCAAGCGCTAG